In one window of Carassius carassius chromosome 38, fCarCar2.1, whole genome shotgun sequence DNA:
- the LOC132119719 gene encoding spectrin beta chain, non-erythrocytic 1-like isoform X1, protein MTTVAAEYEHMDIQQQYQESVNNRWEDEWDNENSSARLFERSRIKALADEREAVQKKTFTKWVNSHLSRVSCRITDLYMDLRDGRMLIKLLEVLSGERLPKPTKGRMRIHCLENVDKALQFLKEQRVHLENMGSHDIVDGNHRLTLGLIWTIILRFQIQDISVETEDNKEKRSAKDALLLWCQMKTAGYPNVNIHNFTTSWRDGMAFNALIHKHRPDLIDFDKLKKSNAHYNLQNAFNLAEQHLGLTKLLDPEDISVDHPDEKSVITYVVTYYHYFSKMKALKVEGKRIGKVLDNAIETEKMIEKYESLASDLLEWIEQTIIILNNRKFANSLVGVQQQLQAFNTYRTVEKPPKFTEKGNLEVLLFTIQSKMRANNQKVYMPREGKLISDINKAWERLEKAEHERELALRTELIRQEKLEQLARRFDRKAAMRETWLSENQRLVSQDNFGFDLQAVEAATKKHEAIETDIAAYEERVQAVVGVARELETENYHDIKRIAARKDNVLRLWEYLLELLKARRQRLEMNLGLQRVFQEMLYIMDWMDEMKMLLLSQDYGKHLLGVEDLLQKHALVEADIGIQADRVKAVNANAQKFARDEEGYKPCDPQVIRDRVAHMEFCYQELSQLAAERRARLEESRRLWKFFWEMAEEEAWIREKEQILSSDDCGKDLTGAVRLLSQHRALEDEMSGRSGHLQHTVREGQAMADAGHFGEAKIRERIADVQSQWAALEQLAAVRKKRLEEACSLHQFQVDADDIDAWTLDALRIVSTADVGHDEFSTQALVRKHKDASAEVASYRPVIDALHEQAQSLPPEQAQAANVKERLAGIEERYKEVSELNRMKKQALQDALALYKMFSEANACELWIDEKEQWLNSMEIPEKLEDLEVIQHRFESLEPEMNNQASRVAVVNQIARQLIHSGHPSETDIKAQQDKLNTRWSQFRDLVDQKKESLNSALGVQNYHLDCNETKSWIREKTKVIESTQELGNDLTGVMALQRKLTGMERDLAAIEAKLGDLRGEAERLAGEHPDQAKAITGRLAEITAVWEEMKDTLQNREASLGEASKLQQFLRELDDFQSWLSRTQTAIASEDMPNTLAEAEKLLAQHEGIKNEINNYEEDYQKMRDMGEMVTQGQTDAQYMFLRQRLQALDTGWNELHKMWENRQNLLSQSHAYQIFLRDTKQAEAFLNNQEYVLAHTEMPTTLEGAEAAIKKQEDFMTTMDANEDKINSVVEAGRRLASDGNINADRIQERAASIDDRHKKNREAAVELLMRLKDNRDLQKFLQDCQELSLWINEKMLTAQDMSYDEARNLHSKWLKHQAFMAELQSNKEWLDKIEKEGTQLVSEKPETEAVVKDKLATLQKMWTELETTTQTKAQCLFDANKAELFTQSCADLDKWLVGLEGQIQSDDYGKDLTSVSILLKKQQMLENQVEVRQKEVEELQSQAHVLRQEGKDTDEVDGRRKEVELKFKELLEPLQKRKNFLMASREIHQFNRDVEDEILWVEERMPLATSTDHGHNLQTVQLLIKKNQTLQKEIQGHQPRCDDIFERSQSILKADSPNVEAIRSRLSDLQQLWSLIIQETEKRHARLEEAHEAQQYYFDAAEAEAWMSEQELYMMSEEKAKDEQSSVAMLKKHQILEQAVEDYAETVHQLSKTSRGLVAANHPESERIGMRQSQVDKLYAGLKDLSEERRGKLEERFRLFQLNREVDDLEQWIAEREVVAGSHELGQDYEHVTMLQERFREFARDTGNIGQERVDGVNRMADDLINAGHTDAATVAEWKDGLNEAWADLLELIDTRTQILAASYELHKFYHDAKEILGRILDKHKKLPEELGRDQNTVETLQRMHTTFEHDIQALGTQVRQLQEDAVRLQSAYAGDKADDIQRREGEVLEAWRSLLEACEGRRTRLLDTGDKFRFFSMVRDLMLWMEDVIRLIETQEKPRDVSSVELLMNNHQGIKAEIDARNDSFTVCIELGKSLLARKHYASEEIKEKLLQLTDKRKDMIDKWEDRWEWLRLILEVHQFSRDAGVAEAWLLGQEPYLSSREMGQSVDEVEKLIKRHEAFEKSAATWEERFSALERLTTLELLEVRRQQEEEERRRKPPTPEPVQEQDTETQQREGEQIAQNGLPSDQDSPRDGVDGEMNGVAERSSKEPSPAPSPSADRRVKGSQSNTLPAKGQETLSAQLEGFLHRKHEWEGHNKKASSRSWHNVYCVINNHEMGFYKDNKSAAQGVPYHNEIPISLKDAVCEVAVDYKKKKHVFKLRVTDGNEYLFQAKDDEEMNTWIQAIQNAGSGSSSSEKSEITPSNQSTPASSRAHTLPATVSLTTESSPGKREKDKEKRFSLFSKKKQ, encoded by the exons ATCCAAGACATCAGCGTAGAGACCGAAGACAATAAAGAGAAGCGCTCGGCCAAGGACGCGCTGCTCCTGTGGTGCCAGATGAAGACCGCAGG CTATCCCAACGTCAACATCCACAACTTCACCACCAGCTGGCGTGACGGCATGGCTTTCAACGCCCTCATTCACAAACACAG GCCAGACCTGATTGATTTCGACAAACTGAAGAAGTCCAACGCTCACTACAACCTGCAGAACGCCTTCAACCTGGCGGAGCAACACCTGGGGCTCACCAAACTCCTGGACCCTGAGG ATATCAGCGTAGACCATCCCGATGAGAAGTCTGTCATCACTTACGTCGTCACATACTACCATTATTTCTCCAAGATGAAGGCCCTGAAGGTGGAGGGCAAACGCATCGGAAAG GTGCTGGACAACGCCATCGAGACCGAGAAGATGATCGAGAAATATGAGTCTCTGGCGTCTGATCTGCTGGAGTGGATTGAGCAGACCATCATCATCCTCAACAACCGCAAGTTTGCAAACTCTCTGGTCGGAGTCCAGCAGCAGCTCCAGGCCTTCAACACTTACAGGACCGTAGAGAAACCACCCAA ATTCACTGAGAAAGGCAACCTGGAAGTGCTTCTGTTCACCATCCAGAGCAAGATGAGGGCCAACAACCAGAAAGTGTACATGCCTCGAGAAGGCAAACTCATCTCAGACATCAACAAG GCGTGGGAGCGTCTGGAGAAGGCCGAGCACGAGCGTGAGCTGGCGCTGAGGACCGAGCTGATTCGACAGGAGAAGCTGGAGCAGCTCGCCAGACGCTTCGACCGCAAGGCTGCCATGAGAGAGACCTGGCTGAGCGAGAACCAGCGCCTCGTTTCACAG GACAATTTCGGATTCGACCTCCAGGCGGTCGAGGCAGCTACCAAAAAACATGAAGCCATCGAGACGGACATCGCGGCGTACGAGGAGCGTGTACAGGCGGTGGTGGGGGTGGCCAGAGAGCTGGAGACGGAGAACTATCACGACATCAAGCGCATCGCGGCGCGTAAAGACAACGTGCTGCGTCTGTGGGAGTATCTGCTGGAGCTGCTCAAGGCCCGCAGACAGCGGCTGGAGATGAACCTCGGCCTGCAGCGCGTCTTCCAGGAGATGCTCTACATCATGGACTGGATGGATGAGATGAAG ATGCTGCTGCTGTCTCAGGATTACGGGAAGCATCTGCTGGGAGTGGAGGATCTGCTGCAGAAGCACGCTCTAGTGGAGGCCGACATCGGCATACAGGCCGACCGCGTCAAAGCCGTCAACGCCAACGCACAGAAGTTTGCCAGGGATGAGGAGG GTTACAAACCCTGTGACCCTCAGGTCATCCGTGACCGTGTGGCCCACATGGAGTTCTGCTATCAGGAGCTGAGCCAGCTGGCTGCGGAGCGCCGCGCTCGTCTGGAAGAGTCCCGCCGACTCTGGAAGTTCTTCTGGGAGATGGCGGAGGAGGAGGCCTGGATTCGGGAGAAAGAGCAGATCCTGTCCTCGGACGACTGCGGTAAAGATCTGACGGGCGCCGTGCGTCTGCTGAGTCAACACCGCGCTCTTGAAGACGAAATGAGTGGGCGCTCCGGTCACCTCCAGCACACGGTGCGTGAAGGTCAAGCGATGGCTGATGCTGGGCACTTCGGCGAAGCCAAGATTCGCGAGCGTATCGCGGACGTCCAGTCCCAATGGGCCGCTCTGGAACAACTGGCTGCGGTGAGGAAAAAGCGCTTGGAAGAGGCTTGCAGCCTTCATCAGTTCCAAGTGGACGCGGATGACATCGACGCCTGGACTTTAGATGCGCTTCGCATCGTCTCCACCGCTGACGTCGGCCACGATGAATTCTCCACTCAAGCTTTGGTCAGGAAACACAAAGACGCGTCGGCAGAGGTTGCTAGTTATCGGCCAGTGATCGACGCCCTTCACGAACAGGCCCAGTCGCTGCCTCCCGAACAGGCCCAGGCTGCCAATGTCAAAGAACGGCTAGCAGGCATCGAGGAGCGCTATAAGGAGGTCTCCGAGCTGAACAGGATGAAGAAGCAGGCCCTGCAGGACGCCCTGGCGCTCTATAAGATGTTCAGCGAGGCGAACGCGTGTGAACTCTGGATCGACGAGAAGGAGCAGTGGCTCAACAGCATGGAGATCCCAGAGAAACTGGAGGACCTCGAGGTCATTCAGCACAG GTTTGAGAGTCTGGAGCCTGAAATGAATAACCAGGCCTCACGCGTGGCTGTTGTCAATCAGATCGCCAGGCAGCTGATCCACAGCGGACACCCGAGTGAGACAGACATCAAAGCCCAACAAGACAAACTCAACACCAG GTGGAGTCAGTTCCGCGACCTGGTGGACCAGAAGAAAGAGTCCCTAAACTCAGCCTTGGGCGTACAGAACTACCACCTGGACTGTAACGAGACCAAATCCTGGATCCGTGAGAAGACTAAAGTCATCGAGTCCACCCAGGAGCTGGGCAACGACCTGACGGGTGTCATGGCCCTCCAACGCAAGCTCACCGGCATGGAGCGCGATCTGGCTGCCATCGAAGCCAAACTGGGCGACCTCCGCGGCGAGGCGGAGCGCTTGGCCGGCGAACACCCCGACCAGGCCAAAGCCATCACTGGACGGCTGGCAGAGATCACCGCCGTTTGGGAGGAGATGAAGGATACCCTACAAAACCGCGAGGCGTCTCTTGGGGAAGCCAGCAAGCTGCAGCAGTTCCTCCGAGAGCTGGACGATTTCCAGTCCTGGCTTTCCCGAACGCAGACGGCCATCGCGTCCGAGGACATGCCCAACACACTGGCCGAGGCCGAGAAGCTTCTGGCCCAACACGAAGGCATCAAGAACGAGATTAACAACTACGAAGAAGACTATCAGAAGATGAGAGACATGGGCGAGATGGTGACGCAGGGGCAAACGGACGCTCAGTACATGTTCCTGAGACAAAGGCTCCAGGCTCTGGATACTGGATGGAACGAGCTTCATAAGATGTGGGAGAACCGGCAGAACCTTCTGTCACAGTCTCACGCCTATCAGATCTTCCTCAGAGACACCAAACAAGCCGAGGCCTTCCTCAACAACCAG GAGTATGTTCTGGCTCATACGGAGATGCCCACCACCCTTGAAGGAGCAGAGGCTGCCATTAAGAAACAGGAGGACTTCATGACCACCATGGACGCCAATGAGGACAAGATCAACAGTGTGGTGGAGGCTGGGAGGAGACTGGCCAGTGACGGAAACATCAATGCTGACCGCATCCAGGAGAGAGCCGCCTCCATCGATGACCG GCATAAGAAGAACCGTGAGGCGGCCGTAGAGCTGCTCATGAGGCTGAAGGACAACAGAGACCTGCAGAAGTTCTTGCAGGATTGCCAGGAG CTGTCCCTGTGGATTAATGAGAAGATGCTGACCGCACAGGACATGTCCTACGATGAAGCTCGCAACCTGCACAGCAAATGGCTCAAACACCAGGCCTTCATGGCTGAACTGCAGTCCAACAAAGAATGGCTGGACAAAATCGAGAAG GAAGGGACGCAGCTGGTCTCAGAGAAGCCGGAGACAGAAGCCGTGGTGAAGGATAAGCTGGCCACGTTGCAGAAGATGTGGACTGAACTGGAAACCACGACTCAGACTAAAGCTCAGTGTCTGTTTGATGCCAACAAGGCCGAACTCTTCACGCAGAGCTGTGCTGATTTGGACAAATGGCTGGTGGGTCTGGAGGGTCAGATCCAATCAGACGACTACGGCAAAGATCTGACCAGCGTCAGCATCCTGCTGAAGAAACAACAG ATGCTTGAGAACCAGGTGGAGGTGCGTCAGAAGGAGGTGGAGGAGCTCCAGTCTCAAGCTCATGTGTTGAGACAGGAAGGAAAGGACACGGATGAGGTCGATGGACGCCGGAAGGAGGTGGAGCTGAAGTTTAAGGAGCTGCTGGAGCCGTTGCAGAAACGGAAGAACTTCCTCATGGCCTCTCGGGAGATTCACCAGTTTAACCGCGACGTGGAGGATGAGATT CTCTGGGTTGAGGAGCGGATGCCTCTTGCTACGTCGACAGACCATGGCCATAATTTACAGACTGTTCAGCTGCTCATCAAGAAGAACCAG ACATTACAGAAGGAGATCCAGGGCCATCAGCCGCGCTGTGACGACATCTTCGAGCGCAGCCAGAGCATCCTAAAAGCCGACAGTCCCAACGTGGAAGCCATCCGATCCCGTCTGTCCGACCTGCAGCAGCTGTGGAGCCTGATCATCCAGGAGACGGAGAAACGGCACGCTAGACTCGAGGAGGCCCATGAGGCCCAGCAGTACTACTTTGACGCAGCTGAAGCTGAAGCCTGGATGAGCGAGCAGGAGCTCTACATGATGTCTGAAGAGAAGGCCAAG GATGAGCAGAGCTCAGTGGCCATGCTGAAGAAACACCAGATTTTGGAGCAGGCGGTCGAGGACTATGCTGAAACCGTGCACCAACTTTCCAAAACGAGCCGAGGCCTGGTGGCCGCAAACCACCCCGAGAG tgaGAGGATCGGCATGCGTCAGTCACAGGTGGATAAGCTCTACGCCGGACTGAAGGACCTatcagaggagaggagaggcaaACTGGAGGAGCGCTTCCGCCTCTTCCAGCTCAACCGGGAGGTGGACGATCTGGAGCAGTGGATCGCCGAGAGAGAAGTGGTGGCTGGATCTCACGAGCTCGGACAAGACTACGAACACGTCACT ATGTTGCAGGAGCGTTTCCGTGAGTTTGCTCGTGACACTGGAAACATCGGTCAGGAGCGCGTGGACGGAGTCAACCGTATGGCTGACGATCTGATAAACGCAGGGCACACTGACGCAGCGACTGTGGCCGAGTGGAAGGACGGTCTGAACGAGGCCTGGGCCGATCTGCTGGAGCTCATCGACACACGCACACAGATTCTTGCCGCATCCTACGAGCTGCACAAGTTCTACCACGACGCCAAGGAGATCCTGGGACGCATCCTGGACAAACACAAGAAGCTTCCAGAAGAGCTGGGACGAGACCAGAACACGGTGGAAACCTTGCAGAGGATGCACACCACGTTTGAACACGACATCCAAGCTCTCGGGACACAG GTGCGGCAGCTGCAGGAGGACGCCGTGCGCCTGCAGTCAGCGTACGCTGGAGACAAAGCGGATGACATCCAGCGGCGTGAAGGTGAGGTGCTGGAGGCCTGGAGGAGTCTGCTGGAGGCCTGCGAGGGCCGGAGGACACGACTGCTGGACACCGGAGACAAGTTCCGCTTCTTCAGTATGGTGCGTGACCTCATGCTCTGGATGGAGGACGTCATCCGCCTCATCGAGACGCAGGAGAAGCCCAG GGACGTGTCGTCTGTGGAGCTTCTCATGAACAATCACCAGGGAATCAAGGCTGAAATCGATGCCCGTAACGACAGCTTCACGGTCTGCATCGAGCTGGGCAAATCTCTCCTGGCACGGAAACACTACGCATCAGAGGAG ATCAAAGAGAAGTTGTTGCAGTTGACGGATAAGAGGAAAGATATGATTGACAAGTGGGAGGACAGATGGGAGTGGCTTAGACTGA TTCTGGAAGTGCACCAGTTTTCACGTGACGCCGGCGTGGCAGAGGCGTGGCTGCTGGGACAGGAGCCCTATCTGTCCAGCAGAGAGATGGGACAGAGTGTGGACGAGGTGGAGAAGCTGATCAAACGACACGAAGCCTTCGAGAAGTCAGCCGCCACCTGGGAGGAACGCTTCTCAGCGCTGGAGCGACTGACcacg TTGGAGTTATTGGAAGTGAGAAGACAGCaagaggaggaagagaggaggaggaaaccACCCACACCAGAACCGGTTCAGGAGCAGGACACAGAAACACAGCAGAG AGAAGGAGAGCAGATTGCCCAGAACGGACTGCCATCAGACCAGGACTCTCCACGG GATGGAGTGGACGGCGAGATGAACGGAGTGGCTGAGAGGAGCTCGAAGGAGCCGAGTCCCGCCCCGTCTCCGAGCGCAGACAGACGGGTCAAAGGCAGTCAGTCCAACACACTTCCAGCGAAGGGTCAGGAGACTCTGTCTGCGCAGCTGGAGGGATTCCTGCACCGCAAACACGAGTGGGAGGGACACAACAAGAAAGCCTCCAGCAG ATCCTGGCATAACGTCTACTGCGTCATCAATAACCACGAGATGGGCTTCTACAAAGACAACAAGAGCGCGGCGCAGGGCGTCCCGTACCACAACGAGATCCCCATCAGCCTGAAGGACGCTGTCTGCGAGGTGGCCGTCGACTACAAGAAGAAGAAGCACGTCTTCAAGCTCAG AGTTACTGATGGAAACGAGTATCTCTTCCAAGCCAAAGATGAT GAGGAGATGAACACATGGATCCAGGCCATTCAGAACGCCGGAAGCGGCTCCTCGTCCTCCGAGAAGTCCGAGATCACGCCTAGCAACCAGAGCACCCCCGCCTCCAGCCGCGCCCACACGCTCCCGGCAACCGTCTCCCTGACGACTGAATCCAGCCCTGGCAAGCGCGAGAAGGACAAGGAGAAGCGCTTCAGTCTCTTCAGCAAGAAGAAGCAGTAG